In the Magnetococcales bacterium genome, AGAAGTGGCGGAAAATACCCGATGACGCGGTATCTTGCAAGGGGTGGAATGCTCCATGCTCGAAAGAGTCAAGTATCATCTCTCTTCATCCCCTCATAACGTCTGACCCTGTTGACCGTTTCATCCATGCGATTGAATGCGATTCGCAAAATCAATGGACAAAACCAATAACGAAAGCTACTTTCTTTTTCCAGGAACATCATCCCGTCCCTCAGAAGAAAAACAACAAAACCGGACAAACACCAGGATCCAACCCAATCGTGACCGGTGCCAACACACCGGCTTATCAGCCATTTCCTTCGACATTCATTGGAGGTCAATCGATGCAATCATCCAATTTTTCCCTCAGCGCCGCCATGGTGAGCATTGGTTTTCACATGACCTGCGCCATGGCGATGGAAGGCGATATCCATCCCGCTTCCATGCAGAAGGGCAATCCAAACCCGATCATGGCCTCCCGGAGCGAACTCCAGCCGCCAACTCCCGGTTTCGATTGCCGCAAGGCCGCTTCAACCGTGGAAAAAACCATTTGCACCGATGTAAACCTCGCGCAAATGGATGGGGAACTCTCCACGATTTACAAACACGCCCTGCAACGGACCAAACAGGACGAAAACCTGAAAACTCAACAACTGAACTGGCTGCGCCAAGTCCGCAACGCCTGTGCCGATGCCCCCTGTCTGTCCAAGGCGTATCAAGGTCGGATCAACGCATTGCGACAGATGGATACAACCGCCGGTTCTGGAATCGTCTCCCCCTTTCCCGCCACCTACCAGGGAGGATTTACCGGAAAAGAACGCCTCACCTTGACCGCAGATGGCCGAATCCTTGAACAGGGAATCCCCACCGGAAGCCATCAGGTGGATTGGGATTCACCCTGGACAAAGGCCCAATACCCCCTATTGCTCATCCGGAAGGACGCACACGGCGTCGAGAAACGACACTGCAAAATTCAACCGGACAGGATGAAA is a window encoding:
- a CDS encoding DUF1311 domain-containing protein — protein: MQSSNFSLSAAMVSIGFHMTCAMAMEGDIHPASMQKGNPNPIMASRSELQPPTPGFDCRKAASTVEKTICTDVNLAQMDGELSTIYKHALQRTKQDENLKTQQLNWLRQVRNACADAPCLSKAYQGRINALRQMDTTAGSGIVSPFPATYQGGFTGKERLTLTADGRILEQGIPTGSHQVDWDSPWTKAQYPLLLIRKDAHGVEKRHCKIQPDRMKMFCHEGGSGYSELDRIDPAPKVQPHVATQCDDEQLYLEVMAAARQAKPDLELKGATEIRLHTKTTCQITLYYLKQGQPLDLPATYDLNNHPVRLTFLPMPSQK